In one Saccharibacillus brassicae genomic region, the following are encoded:
- a CDS encoding glycerophosphodiester phosphodiesterase: MLNNPCAAHRGFSGVAPENTLAAIRLAMNLPDVDWIEIDVQLSRDGVPVLIHDFTLGRTTDGRGAVRERTLAELKRLDAGRWKSMRFAGERIPTLAEVLDEVRGRLKVNIELKTTAQTYHGLAAAAAEAVQARGMEDEVRFTSFEPAALLEARDAAPDIRRGLIIDSRPADLERRLELGGCTLLSIAHGKVDREFVRRQIERGVDVMVWTVDPIRRMRELGSMHPQLMLCTNRPDRWMLAKRLPAVRERSAWRRWMRF, from the coding sequence ATGTTGAACAATCCTTGCGCGGCTCACCGGGGCTTCTCGGGCGTCGCGCCCGAAAATACGCTGGCCGCGATCCGGCTGGCGATGAATCTGCCCGACGTGGACTGGATCGAGATCGACGTGCAGCTGTCGCGAGACGGCGTGCCGGTGCTGATCCACGATTTTACGCTCGGGCGCACGACCGACGGCCGCGGCGCGGTACGCGAACGCACGCTGGCCGAGCTGAAGCGGCTTGATGCCGGCCGCTGGAAATCGATGCGCTTCGCCGGCGAACGCATTCCGACGCTTGCCGAAGTGCTCGATGAAGTGCGCGGCCGCCTGAAGGTCAATATCGAGTTGAAAACGACGGCGCAGACGTATCACGGACTTGCGGCAGCCGCGGCGGAAGCCGTGCAGGCTCGCGGCATGGAAGACGAAGTCCGCTTCACGTCGTTCGAGCCGGCCGCGCTGCTCGAAGCCCGCGATGCCGCGCCGGACATCCGGCGCGGACTGATTATCGATTCCCGTCCGGCCGATCTGGAGCGCCGCTTGGAACTCGGCGGCTGTACGCTGCTGTCGATCGCTCACGGCAAAGTCGACCGGGAATTCGTCCGCCGGCAGATCGAACGCGGCGTCGACGTCATGGTCTGGACGGTCGATCCGATCCGCCGCATGCGCGAACTCGGTTCGATGCACCCGCAGCTCATGCTGTGCACGAACCGGCCCGACCGCTGGATGCTCGCCAAGCGGCTGCCGGCCGTGCGCGAACGATCGGCATGGCGCCGCTGGATGCGCTTTTGA
- the hemG gene encoding protoporphyrinogen oxidase: MAEQRKVVIIGGGLTGLSAAFYTRNLLRDAGFEPVVTVLEKGNAWGGKIETLHKDGFVIEKGPDSFLARKTAMVDLAKELEIDHDLVTTNPEAKKTYLLHKGKLHAMPPGLVLGIPTQIRPFLASKLVSPAGKLRALMDYVMPPRRSEEDESLGDFIERRLGHEVLENVTEPLLAGIYAGDTRHLSLKSTFPQFGTVEREHGSLIRGMTTGRKPVETHTGTKKSMFLTFRQGLQSLVHALVNELAGTVDLRANTGAASIAKLPEGGYTLTLEDGSTLAADSIIVTTPTFAASRLLSPHVDTAALDAIHYVSVANVVLAFDKKEIKTTFDGSGFLVPRKEGRNITACTWTSTKWLHTSADDKVLMRCYVGRAGEQEALKQDDAGLVELVRKDILDLMGIDAQPLFTEVTRLNQSMPQYPVGHLRQIEELRRQLAEQLPGVYIAGAGYDGVGLPDCIRQAKAISAELASAKVPALSVV, encoded by the coding sequence ATGGCTGAACAGCGTAAAGTCGTCATTATCGGCGGAGGCCTGACCGGTCTCAGCGCCGCTTTCTACACCCGGAATCTGCTGCGGGACGCGGGCTTCGAGCCTGTCGTGACCGTGCTTGAAAAAGGGAACGCGTGGGGCGGCAAGATCGAGACGCTGCACAAGGACGGCTTCGTTATCGAAAAAGGCCCGGATTCCTTCCTGGCCCGCAAGACGGCGATGGTCGACCTGGCCAAAGAACTCGAGATCGACCATGATCTGGTGACGACCAACCCGGAAGCCAAAAAGACGTATCTGCTTCACAAAGGCAAGCTGCACGCGATGCCTCCGGGCCTTGTGCTCGGCATCCCGACCCAGATCAGGCCTTTTCTGGCCAGCAAGCTCGTCTCGCCGGCCGGCAAGCTGCGCGCCCTGATGGATTACGTCATGCCGCCGCGCCGGAGCGAAGAAGACGAGTCGCTGGGTGACTTCATCGAGCGCCGGCTCGGGCACGAAGTGCTGGAGAACGTCACCGAACCGCTGCTCGCGGGCATCTATGCGGGGGATACCCGGCATCTCAGCCTCAAATCGACGTTTCCGCAGTTCGGCACGGTCGAGCGCGAACACGGCAGCCTGATCCGGGGCATGACGACCGGACGCAAGCCTGTCGAGACGCATACCGGCACGAAGAAAAGCATGTTCCTGACGTTCCGTCAAGGATTGCAAAGCCTTGTGCATGCGCTCGTCAACGAACTGGCGGGCACGGTCGACCTGCGCGCCAACACGGGCGCGGCGTCGATCGCCAAGCTGCCGGAAGGCGGCTATACGCTGACGCTCGAAGACGGCAGCACGCTCGCGGCCGATTCGATCATCGTCACGACGCCGACGTTCGCCGCATCCAGGCTGCTCTCGCCGCATGTGGATACGGCCGCGCTCGACGCGATCCATTACGTATCGGTTGCGAACGTCGTGTTGGCTTTTGATAAAAAAGAGATCAAAACGACGTTCGACGGTTCGGGCTTCCTCGTGCCGCGCAAAGAAGGACGCAATATTACGGCCTGCACCTGGACGTCGACCAAGTGGCTGCATACGAGCGCGGACGACAAAGTGCTCATGCGCTGTTACGTCGGCCGCGCCGGCGAGCAGGAAGCGCTCAAGCAAGACGACGCCGGACTCGTGGAGCTCGTACGCAAAGACATCCTCGATCTGATGGGCATCGACGCGCAGCCGCTGTTCACGGAAGTGACGCGGCTGAACCAGTCGATGCCGCAGTACCCGGTCGGCCATCTGCGCCAGATCGAAGAACTGCGCCGGCAGTTGGCGGAGCAGCTGCCGGGCGTGTATATCGCCGGCGCCGGTTACGACGGCGTAGGTCTGCCCGACTGTATCCGCCAGGCCAAAGCGATCTCCGCGGAACTTGCGTCCGCCAAAGTGCCGGCGCTGTCCGTCGTCTGA
- the hemH gene encoding ferrochelatase, which translates to MKKKIGVLVLSYGTPKSLDDVEAYYTHIRRGNPPGAEQLKELKDRYEAIVGGVFPLRENTDRQVERMQEELNKFNLPDAEFVCYQGLKHTDPFIEDGVRNMAADGITEAVGIVLAPHYSTMSVGTYIKRAKATAEEVGVQMSFIESYHLHPKLIEAFSQRVSAKLDLFEETGAKRDEVKVLFSAHSLPERILTMGDPYRDQLLETSEAVAAAAGVTNWQFTWQSAGRTAEPWLGPDVLETMKDLSERDVRYMLVSPLGFVSDHLEVLYDLDIEAQEVAEELDVRVMRIDSLNTDPLYMETLAECVLAECRKGALVHG; encoded by the coding sequence ATGAAGAAGAAAATCGGAGTACTCGTCCTGTCTTACGGCACGCCGAAAAGTCTGGACGACGTCGAAGCTTACTATACGCATATCCGCCGGGGCAACCCGCCCGGGGCGGAACAGCTCAAAGAACTCAAAGACCGCTATGAAGCGATCGTAGGCGGCGTATTCCCGCTGCGCGAAAACACGGACCGCCAGGTGGAACGCATGCAGGAAGAATTGAACAAGTTCAATCTGCCGGACGCGGAATTCGTCTGCTACCAGGGCTTGAAGCATACCGATCCGTTTATCGAAGACGGCGTGCGCAACATGGCGGCGGACGGTATCACGGAAGCGGTCGGCATCGTGTTGGCGCCGCATTATTCGACGATGAGCGTCGGTACCTATATCAAGCGCGCCAAAGCGACGGCGGAAGAAGTCGGCGTGCAGATGAGCTTTATCGAAAGCTACCATCTGCATCCGAAGCTGATCGAAGCGTTCTCGCAGCGCGTGTCCGCGAAGCTTGACCTGTTCGAAGAGACCGGCGCGAAGCGCGACGAAGTCAAAGTGCTGTTCAGCGCGCACAGCCTGCCGGAACGCATCCTGACGATGGGTGATCCGTACCGCGACCAGCTGCTGGAGACGTCGGAAGCGGTCGCGGCCGCAGCCGGCGTGACGAACTGGCAGTTCACCTGGCAGAGCGCCGGACGGACAGCGGAGCCGTGGCTCGGCCCGGACGTGCTGGAGACGATGAAAGACTTGTCCGAACGCGACGTGCGTTACATGCTCGTGTCGCCGCTCGGCTTCGTGTCGGACCACCTGGAAGTGCTGTACGACCTGGACATCGAAGCCCAGGAAGTTGCCGAAGAACTGGACGTGCGCGTGATGCGGATCGATTCGCTTAACACGGACCCGCTGTATATGGAGACTCTGGCCGAATGCGTATTGGCCGAATGCCGCAAAGGGGCGCTGGTTCATGGCTGA
- a CDS encoding CapA family protein yields the protein MNVPSRSRSTRTEIARKRKRRALLLLNLTLLLLILSGGALLYAREHAASEARTAAALAAAAARTEAALFAAAGEELSGAASQPEPGSSADEPAEAAPADREAADSDEVRPPLTAGSAVGSAAPAAGLLAAPRAASEPEAEEAPPQESLSPGDTGLSASADPVPAAAKGKTVNLTFAGDVIFSGKVQSLLEQEGYDYPYAYVRNRFRNDDLTVINLETPVTSGSTTGADKTYVFKSSPKALGPLRKAGVDVVNLANNHTLDQGIPGLLDTIRNLDKADIAHVGAGADAAAAYAPVIVERQGVKIAIVGVSRVLPEADWAAGKKHPGAASAYDPEAAARAVQAAKRQADVVVAIVHWGKERVDTPDANQTVLAHRMIDAGADLIIGGHAHVLQGFESYKGKWVAYGTGNFIFTRSATAKTWETGVFQAECTKNGDCDLTLVPYWAELGRPVPMNKKDGQKLLRRIENLSPGVEISANGRVQAKR from the coding sequence TTGAATGTTCCTTCCCGTTCGAGAAGCACTCGAACCGAAATCGCCCGCAAGCGCAAGCGGCGGGCACTGCTGCTGCTCAATCTGACGCTGCTGCTGCTGATCCTGTCCGGCGGCGCGCTGCTCTACGCGCGCGAGCACGCCGCGAGCGAAGCCCGCACCGCCGCCGCGCTTGCGGCGGCCGCGGCCCGGACAGAGGCGGCGCTGTTCGCCGCCGCCGGCGAAGAGCTTTCCGGCGCGGCATCGCAGCCGGAACCGGGCTCTTCGGCCGACGAACCGGCCGAAGCCGCGCCTGCCGACCGCGAAGCGGCGGACAGCGACGAAGTCCGTCCGCCGCTGACCGCCGGGTCGGCCGTAGGCTCGGCCGCTCCCGCCGCCGGCCTGCTGGCGGCTCCGCGCGCGGCTTCCGAACCCGAAGCCGAAGAGGCCCCGCCTCAAGAGTCCCTCAGTCCGGGCGACACCGGCTTATCGGCTTCCGCCGACCCGGTTCCGGCCGCCGCCAAGGGCAAGACCGTCAACCTGACGTTCGCCGGCGACGTTATTTTTTCCGGCAAAGTCCAATCGCTGCTGGAGCAGGAAGGCTACGATTATCCGTACGCTTACGTGCGGAATCGGTTTAGGAACGACGATTTGACGGTTATTAATCTTGAAACGCCCGTTACTTCCGGCAGCACGACGGGCGCGGACAAGACCTACGTATTCAAGTCTTCGCCGAAGGCGCTCGGACCGCTTCGGAAGGCGGGCGTCGACGTCGTCAATCTGGCGAATAACCATACGCTCGACCAGGGCATACCGGGCCTGCTCGACACGATCAGGAACCTGGACAAGGCCGACATCGCGCATGTCGGCGCCGGAGCGGACGCCGCGGCGGCTTACGCGCCCGTGATCGTCGAACGCCAAGGCGTCAAGATCGCCATCGTCGGCGTCAGCCGCGTGCTGCCGGAAGCGGACTGGGCCGCCGGGAAGAAGCATCCCGGCGCCGCCAGCGCCTACGATCCCGAAGCGGCCGCGCGCGCCGTTCAAGCCGCGAAGCGGCAGGCCGACGTCGTCGTCGCGATCGTCCATTGGGGCAAAGAACGCGTCGATACGCCGGACGCCAACCAGACCGTGCTGGCGCACCGGATGATCGACGCCGGCGCCGATCTGATCATCGGCGGCCATGCGCACGTGCTGCAGGGCTTCGAATCGTACAAAGGCAAATGGGTCGCGTATGGCACCGGCAATTTTATTTTCACCCGCTCGGCGACGGCCAAGACGTGGGAGACCGGCGTTTTCCAGGCCGAATGCACGAAGAACGGCGACTGCGACCTGACGCTCGTCCCTTATTGGGCGGAGCTCGGCCGTCCGGTGCCGATGAACAAGAAGGACGGGCAGAAGCTGCTGCGGCGGATCGAAAATCTGTCTCCGGGCGTCGAGATCTCGGCGAACGGCCGGGTGCAGGCGAAGCGGTAA